In Deltaproteobacteria bacterium, one genomic interval encodes:
- the groL gene encoding chaperonin GroEL, which yields MSAKMICFDEEARARLLDGVNTMAQAVAVTLGPKGRNVIIEKSFGSPTVTKDGVTVAKAIELEGKYENMGAQMVKEVASKTSDVAGDGTTTATVLAQAIFKEGTKLVAAGSSPMELKRGIDKAVAAIVEELKNISKPTRNSDEIAQVGTISANSDESIGKILAEAMQKVGKEGVITVEEAKSMTTELETVEGMQFDRGYLSPYFVTNPDRMTVELENPRILLHEKKISSMKDLLPLLEQVAKSGEQLLIVAEEIEGEALATLVVNKIRGTLHTAAVKAPGFGDRRKAMLEDIAILTGGRLVAEELGIKLESLTLKDLGRAKKVTIDKDNTTIVGGAGAKKDIEGRCNQMRKQIEDTTSDYDKEKLQERLAKLAGGVAIVRVGAATEAEMKEKKARVEDALHATRAAIEEGIVPGGGVALLRAQGVLSKVEQGISDDQRAGVAIVRRAIEAPLRRIAENAGHEGSVVVERVRNEKGAYGFNAATEQYGDLLKAGVIDPTKVVRCALQNAASVAGLLLTTEAMIADKPEKKGAAAGGMPGGMGGMGGMDM from the coding sequence ATGTCCGCAAAGATGATCTGCTTCGACGAGGAGGCCCGCGCCCGGCTCCTCGATGGCGTGAACACGATGGCCCAGGCCGTCGCGGTGACGCTCGGTCCCAAGGGGCGAAACGTCATCATCGAGAAGAGCTTCGGCTCGCCGACCGTCACCAAGGACGGCGTGACGGTGGCCAAGGCGATCGAGCTCGAGGGCAAGTACGAGAACATGGGCGCCCAGATGGTGAAGGAGGTCGCGAGCAAGACCTCCGACGTCGCGGGCGACGGAACCACCACCGCGACCGTGCTCGCGCAGGCGATCTTCAAGGAAGGCACGAAGCTCGTGGCGGCCGGGTCCTCGCCGATGGAGCTCAAGCGCGGCATCGACAAGGCCGTGGCCGCGATCGTCGAGGAGCTGAAGAACATCTCGAAGCCGACGCGCAACTCCGATGAAATCGCTCAGGTCGGCACGATCTCGGCGAACTCGGACGAGTCGATCGGCAAGATCCTGGCCGAGGCCATGCAGAAGGTCGGCAAGGAAGGCGTGATCACGGTCGAGGAAGCGAAGTCGATGACGACCGAGCTCGAGACCGTCGAGGGCATGCAGTTCGACCGCGGCTACCTCTCGCCCTACTTCGTGACCAACCCCGACCGCATGACGGTCGAGCTCGAGAACCCGCGCATCCTCCTGCACGAGAAGAAGATCTCGAGCATGAAGGACCTTCTGCCCCTGCTCGAGCAGGTGGCGAAGAGCGGTGAGCAGCTGCTGATCGTGGCCGAGGAGATCGAGGGCGAGGCGCTCGCGACCCTGGTCGTGAACAAGATCCGCGGCACGCTGCACACGGCGGCGGTGAAGGCGCCCGGCTTCGGCGATCGCCGCAAGGCGATGCTCGAGGACATCGCGATCCTGACCGGCGGACGGCTGGTCGCGGAGGAGCTCGGCATCAAGCTCGAGAGCCTGACGCTGAAGGATCTGGGCCGCGCGAAGAAGGTCACGATCGACAAGGACAACACGACGATCGTGGGCGGCGCCGGCGCGAAGAAGGACATCGAGGGCCGCTGCAACCAGATGCGCAAGCAGATCGAGGACACCACCTCGGACTACGACAAGGAGAAGCTGCAGGAGCGCCTGGCCAAGCTCGCGGGCGGCGTCGCGATCGTGCGCGTCGGCGCGGCGACCGAGGCCGAGATGAAGGAGAAGAAGGCGCGCGTCGAGGACGCGCTGCACGCGACCCGCGCGGCGATCGAGGAGGGCATCGTGCCCGGCGGCGGCGTCGCGCTGCTCCGCGCGCAGGGCGTGCTGTCGAAGGTCGAGCAGGGGATCTCGGACGACCAGCGCGCGGGAGTCGCGATCGTGCGCCGCGCGATCGAGGCGCCGCTGCGGCGGATCGCCGAGAACGCCGGCCACGAGGGCTCCGTGGTGGTCGAGCGCGTCCGCAACGAGAAGGGCGCGTACGGCTTCAACGCGGCGACCGAGCAGTACGGCGACCTGCTGAAGGCCGGCGTGATCGACCCGACCAAGGTCGTGCGCTGCGCGCTGCAGAACGCAGCGAGCGTGGCGGGCCTGCTGCTCACTACCGAGGCGATGATCGCCGACAAGCCCGAGAAGAAGGGCGCGGCCGCTGGCGGCATGCCCGGAG
- a CDS encoding co-chaperone GroES, protein MKVRPLHDRILVQRLDAETKTAGGIIIPDTAKEKPQEGKVVAVGAGKIGDDGKRQPMGVKPGDRILFSKYGGSDVKIDGDEHLIVREEDVLAILE, encoded by the coding sequence GTGAAGGTTCGGCCCCTGCATGACCGGATCCTCGTCCAGCGCCTCGACGCCGAGACGAAGACCGCCGGTGGCATCATCATCCCCGACACCGCCAAGGAGAAGCCCCAGGAGGGCAAGGTCGTGGCCGTGGGAGCCGGGAAGATCGGCGACGACGGCAAGCGTCAGCCGATGGGCGTGAAGCCCGGAGATCGCATCCTGTTCAGCAAGTATGGCGGCAGCGATGTGAAGATCGACGGCGACGAACACTTGATCGTTCGCGAGGAAGACGTCCTCGCGATTCTGGAATAG
- a CDS encoding P-II family nitrogen regulator, whose protein sequence is MKMIKAVIKPFKLDEVRDALTKIGIEGMTVSEVRGFGRQKGHTELYRGAEYVVDLLPKIELEVVVSDGRADLVVETIRKAANTGRIGDGKIFMSPVLEAVRIRTGERGEDAL, encoded by the coding sequence GTGAAGATGATCAAGGCCGTGATCAAGCCCTTCAAGCTCGACGAGGTGCGCGACGCGCTGACCAAGATCGGGATCGAGGGAATGACCGTTTCGGAAGTTCGGGGCTTCGGCCGTCAGAAAGGCCACACCGAGCTGTACCGAGGCGCGGAGTACGTGGTCGACCTGCTGCCGAAGATCGAGCTCGAGGTCGTGGTCTCGGACGGGCGCGCCGACCTGGTCGTCGAGACGATCCGCAAGGCGGCGAACACCGGGCGCATCGGCGACGGCAAGATCTTCATGTCGCCGGTGCTCGAGGCGGTTCGCATCCGCACCGGCGAACGAGGCGAGGACGCGCTCTAG